GTGTACGTGGTCGACGACGCCTCGCGCGACGCCGTCGACGACACCGCGCTGATCGAGCGCGAGGAGATCGCGGCGATCGACGATCCCGACGCGCTCCGCGACCTGATCCGCGAGCGTGCGAAGTCCGCCTAGAACCCACCTTTTTACTTCAGGGTGGTTCGAAAATCGCTACGCGATTTTCGTCAGTGCAAGAAATCGAAGATTTCTTGCTTGCAATCAGAACGCTTCGCGTTCTGATGACATCACGAGACGGCGAAGCCGTCTCGAACGAGTTCGCGCCCTCCGGGCGCTCAACCCCTCGTAAAAACCTGTCCTGCCGAGCACAGCGAGGCAGGGCTCGGAAGACGCGAAGCGTCTTCCGGTGGACCAAAAACACCCGCTCACTCGCCTCCGGCTCGTTCGCGGTAGGATTGCTGGCGCTCTCCGCACTGTCCCGCACCCGCACAGCACCGCCCGAGCCCTCGCTCCCTCCAGTCGCTCGCCCTCGATCCACCAGGAAAGCTCCGCTCTCCTGAGCCTCGACTCACTCCGTTCGTCGAGACGCCAGGACCGCAGCCGCCCCGCGGCCGCCGGCCGCACCGCCACCGCGGCTCAGTAACGCCTTTGCGCCCGGCCGGCCAATCCGGCGCATGAACCGCTCGACCTCGCGCGATCTTTACGACCGCGCGCTCGACGTGCTGCCCGGCGGCGTGAACTCCTCGGTCCGCGCAACCCGACCCTACCCGGCGTTCGTCGAGCGCGGCGACGGGGGCCACGTCATCGACGCCGACGGCAATCGCTACATCGACTACGTGATGGGCTACGGGCCGCTCCTGCTCGGTCACGATCTCCCCGAGTCGGTCCAGGCGGCGGTGCAGTCAACGCTGAGCGAGGGCCCGATGTACGGCGCACCGACCGAGATCGAGGTCGAACTCGCGGAGTTCGTCGCCCGCCACGTCCCGAGCGTCGAGATGTGCCGGTTCGTCAACAGTGGGACGGAAGCCACCGTCTCCGCCGTGCGACTCGCCCGCGGGTACACCGGCCGCAAGAAGATCGTGGTGATGCAAGGCGGCTATCACGGCGCACAGGAGTCCACGCTGGTCGAGGGCTCGCCCGACGATCCACGGCCGTCCTCGCCCGGCGTCCCACAATCATTCGCCCAGCACACGATTCCGGTTCCGTTCAACGATCAAGAGGCGATCGAAGCGGTCTTCGAGGCCCACGGCGACGAGATCGCCGCGGTCCTGACTGAACCGCTGCTCGGCAACACCGCGAGCGTGCTGCCCGTCGAAGGCTACCACGAGCGCCTGCGCGAACTCTGTGACGAGTCCGGCGCGCTCCTGATCTTCGACGAAGTGATGACGGGCTTCCGTGTCGGCGGGCTCCAGTGCGCTCAGGGGAAACTCGGTGTGAAACCCGACCTCACCACGTTCGCGAAGATCGTCGGCGGCGGGTTCCCAGCGGGCGCGATCGGCGGCCCCGCCGAGATCATCGAATCGTTCACGCCCGCCGGCGACGTGTTCCAGTCGGGCACGTTCTCGGGCCACCCGGTCGCGATGGCTGCCGGGCTCGAAACTCTCAGATATGCTGCCGAAAACGACGTCTACGACCACGTGAATCGGCTGGGCGAGAAGCTCCGGACCGGACTCACGGAGATCACCGAGGACCGCGCGCCCGGCTACACCGTCCTCGGCACCGACAGCATGTTCAAACTCGTGTTCACCCGCGGCGACGCCGCCGCCCCTGGCCCGGCGTGCGAGGCGGGCTGCCGTCAGGACCCCGATTGTGACCGATTCGACCGCTGTCCCAAGACCGGTGCTGACGTGGAGCAAAGCGAGACCGAGCGCTGGGAGCGGCTGTTCCGGCCCGCGATGCTCGACGAGGGGATCTTCCTGACCGCGAACCAGATGGAATCCCAGTTCGTGAGCGACGCGCACACCGACGCGGACATCGAGGAAACCCTCGAAGCGTACAAAGCCTACTTCGAGTAGCCGACCCATCGACCGATCGAACGTGCGAGTGGTCGCGTCCGCTAAACGGCCTCCCGCCCCCGAGTCCCAGTGCGGATCTGAGCGGCGTCCTCGACCGACGTGACGAACACTTTGCCATCGCCCGGCTGGCCGGTCGCGGCGCGTTCGATGATCGCTTCGACTACCTCGTCGGCGGCGATGTCGGCCACCACGCACTCGACTTTGACCTTCTGGTGGAGGTCGACGGTGTACTCCTCGCCGCGCCACTGCCCCTTCTTGACGGGCTGGCTCCCCCGCCCGGAGACGTTCGTCACCGTGAGCGATGGCGCGCCGACCTCCGCGAGCGCGCTCTTGACTGCACCGAGCTTGTCGGGCCGGACGACCGCCGTGACCATCTTGATTCCGCCGTCGTTCGCCAACCCGCCGTCGGTCCG
The genomic region above belongs to Halococcus salifodinae DSM 8989 and contains:
- the hemL gene encoding glutamate-1-semialdehyde 2,1-aminomutase, with the protein product MNRSTSRDLYDRALDVLPGGVNSSVRATRPYPAFVERGDGGHVIDADGNRYIDYVMGYGPLLLGHDLPESVQAAVQSTLSEGPMYGAPTEIEVELAEFVARHVPSVEMCRFVNSGTEATVSAVRLARGYTGRKKIVVMQGGYHGAQESTLVEGSPDDPRPSSPGVPQSFAQHTIPVPFNDQEAIEAVFEAHGDEIAAVLTEPLLGNTASVLPVEGYHERLRELCDESGALLIFDEVMTGFRVGGLQCAQGKLGVKPDLTTFAKIVGGGFPAGAIGGPAEIIESFTPAGDVFQSGTFSGHPVAMAAGLETLRYAAENDVYDHVNRLGEKLRTGLTEITEDRAPGYTVLGTDSMFKLVFTRGDAAAPGPACEAGCRQDPDCDRFDRCPKTGADVEQSETERWERLFRPAMLDEGIFLTANQMESQFVSDAHTDADIEETLEAYKAYFE